The proteins below come from a single Triticum aestivum cultivar Chinese Spring chromosome 5D, IWGSC CS RefSeq v2.1, whole genome shotgun sequence genomic window:
- the LOC123125340 gene encoding probable calcium-binding protein CML21, whose amino-acid sequence MSTAPPQANHQQQQQQRHRRLRVRRVFDLFDHDGDGVITAAELSGALGRLGLALGAQADGLVAAYVAPGMPGLRFADFEALHAELGGGGEEDEEAEMREAFAVFDENGDGYISAAELQAVLERMGVPEAACMARVQGMIAAHDRDSDGRVDFHEFKAMMAAGM is encoded by the coding sequence ATGTCCACGGCGCCGCCGCAAGCgaaccaccagcagcagcagcagcagcgccaccGGAGGCTGCGGGTGCGGCGGGTGTTCGACCTCTTCGACCACGACGGCGACGGCGTCATCACCGCCGCCGAGCTCTCGGGCGCGCTGGGGCGCCTGGGGCTCGCCCTGGGCGCGCAGGCGGACGGGCTCGTCGCCGCCTACGtcgcgcccggcatgcccggcctgCGGTTCGCGGACTTCGAGGCGCTCCACGCCGAgctcggcggcggaggcgaggaggacgaggaggccgaGATGAGGGAGGCGTTCGCCGTGTTCGACGAGAACGGCGACGGGTACATCTCCGCGGCGGAGCTGCAGGCCGTGCTGGAGCGGATGGGGGTGCCGGAGGCGGCGTGCATGGCGCGGGTGCAAGGCATGATCGCCGCGCATGACCGGGACAGCGATGGCCGCGTCGACTTCCATGAATTCAAGGCCATGATGGCTGCCGGTATGTAA